The DNA window CCAATGGGTCCCGCACCTTCTCCCCCGGCGCCGACATCTCGGAGTTCGAGAGCGAGCGCAACAGCCCCGAACAGGGCGCCGACTACGGCGACCTGATGGACGAGGGGCTGGACGGCCTGCGCGCCTTGCGCCACCCGGTGCTGGCCGCCATCGACGGCCCCTGCTGCGGCATCGGGTTGGCGGTGGCGCTGGCCTGCGACCTCAGGGTCTGTTCGGAGAGCAGCCGCTTCGGGGTGCCGGTCAGCCGGCTCGGCATCTCGATGGGACCGACGGAGCTGAAGCTGGTCGCCGACGTGGCCGGCGGCCCGGCGGCGCTGGAAATCCTGCTGGAAGGCCGCGTCTTCGGGGCGGCGGAGGCCAAGGACAAGAACCTCGTCCACCGAGTCGTTCCCGACGAGGGTTTCGAGGCGGAGATCGCCGCGACCGTCCAGCGCATAACCGCCGGCGCACCGCTGGCCGCGACCCTGCACAAGCGCTATGTCCGCCGCCTGTCCGACCCGGCGCCGCTGACCGAGGCCGAGATAGCCGAATGCTACCGCTGCTTCGGCACCGAGGATTTTCGCGAGGGCTATCGCGCCTTCCTGGAGAAGCGCAAGCCGGTGTTCACGGGGCGCTGACTCCGACTGCCGATCCGGCGGTAAGTTCCGGCTTACGCATGGCAGGGCTTTCGCATGCGCGATGGTCAAGGCGGCGGAACGCCTCACATTCGTGAGATTCCGCTTCCTGCCTGACGGTCCGTCATGTCGCGTGTCACCCCGCTGATCATCGCCTGCGCCCTGTTCATGGAGAATCTCGACGCGACGGTGATCGCCACCGCGCTGCCGGAGATCGCGCGGTCGATGGGCGAGGATCCCCTGCGGCTCAGTCTGGCGATGACCTCCTACATGCTGGCGCTGGCGGTGTTCCTGCCGGTCAGCGGCTGGGCGGCGGACCGTTACGGCGCGCGGACCGTCTTCGCCAGCGCCATCGGCGTCTTCACGCTGGGCTCCATCGCCTGCGGCCTGTCGAACGGGCTGGCGGAGCTGGTCGCCGCCCGCATCGTCCAGGGCATCGGCGGGGCGATGATGGTGCCGGTCGGACGGCTGATCCTGCTGCGCACGGTGCCCAAGGACCAGCTGGTGACGGCCATGGCGCGGATGACCCTGCCGGCGCTGATCGGCCCGGCGCTGGGTCCGCTGGTGGGCGGCGCCATCACCACCTACGCCTCCTGGCGCTGGATCTTCTTCATCAACGTGCCGATCGGGCTGATCGGCATCGCGCTGGTTCTGGCGCTGATCCCCAACCTGAAGGAGGAGCAGCGCGACCCCTTCGACGCCCGCGGCTTCCTGTGGAGCTCCGTCGCGCTCGCCGCCTTCATGTTCGGCTTCGAGAATGTCGGGCGCGACCTGCTGCCGGCCTATGCCGTGGCGGGGCTGCTGGGGGCGGCGCTGCTGGCGTCGCTGGCATATCTGCGCCATGCCCGGCGGGTGGCGCGGCCGGTGCTGGACCCGTCGCTGTTCCGGCTGCCGACCTACCGCGCCTCGGTGTTGGGCGGCACGCTGTTCCGCATCGGCATCGGCGCCGTGCCCTTCCTGATGCCGGTGATGCTGCAGATCGGCTTCGGCCTGACCGCCTTCGAGTCGGGCGCCCTGACCTTCGCCGGGGCGGCGGGCGCGCTGACGATGAAGGCGCTGGCCGGCCCGATCCTGCGCCGCTTCGGCTTCCGTCCGGTGCTGACGGTGAACTCCCTGGTCAGTGGCGTGATCCTGATGGGCTACGGCGCCTTCCGGCCCGACACGCCGCATCTGGTGATCCTGGGCGCGCTGCTGCTGGGCGGCTTCTTCCGTTCGCTGCAATTCACCGGC is part of the Azospirillum lipoferum 4B genome and encodes:
- a CDS encoding DHA2 family efflux MFS transporter permease subunit, with the protein product MSRVTPLIIACALFMENLDATVIATALPEIARSMGEDPLRLSLAMTSYMLALAVFLPVSGWAADRYGARTVFASAIGVFTLGSIACGLSNGLAELVAARIVQGIGGAMMVPVGRLILLRTVPKDQLVTAMARMTLPALIGPALGPLVGGAITTYASWRWIFFINVPIGLIGIALVLALIPNLKEEQRDPFDARGFLWSSVALAAFMFGFENVGRDLLPAYAVAGLLGAALLASLAYLRHARRVARPVLDPSLFRLPTYRASVLGGTLFRIGIGAVPFLMPVMLQIGFGLTAFESGALTFAGAAGALTMKALAGPILRRFGFRPVLTVNSLVSGVILMGYGAFRPDTPHLVILGALLLGGFFRSLQFTGMNTLSYAEVPQAMTSRANTLASVMQQLSLSLGVAVGATALHLTVQWSGGALTPASFVPAFLTVGLLACASSLPFWRLPADAGDEISGHIGGGRKTAETDGDPRSATVKAAALTDAAD
- a CDS encoding enoyl-CoA hydratase/isomerase family protein, yielding MAGTITLGRDGAVATLTLSNPDKLNAFDKPMWHALIGHLRDLEADEETRVVVMRGGPGSNGSRTFSPGADISEFESERNSPEQGADYGDLMDEGLDGLRALRHPVLAAIDGPCCGIGLAVALACDLRVCSESSRFGVPVSRLGISMGPTELKLVADVAGGPAALEILLEGRVFGAAEAKDKNLVHRVVPDEGFEAEIAATVQRITAGAPLAATLHKRYVRRLSDPAPLTEAEIAECYRCFGTEDFREGYRAFLEKRKPVFTGR